From a region of the Epinephelus fuscoguttatus linkage group LG21, E.fuscoguttatus.final_Chr_v1 genome:
- the LOC125881820 gene encoding musculin, whose product MSTGSAASDAEDYETCHRRRGAHGALERTTCFNPSRYSDEELEDDSAEGRVKHERKLSKAHQKEARQTQRNAANARERARMRVLSKAFSRLKTSLPWVPADTKLSKLDTLRLASSYISHLRQLLQEDRFENSFAHPVNLTWPFMMTGRSEDSQDISTTVRLCGATA is encoded by the exons ATGTCCACTGGCTCTGCTGCAAGTGATGCTGAGGACTATGAGACGTgtcacaggaggagaggagcgcACGGAGCTTTGGAGAGGACTACCTGCTTTAACCCCAGCAGGTACTCGGATGAGGAGTTGGAGGATGACAGCGCGGAGGGGAGGGTCAAGCACGAGCGCAAACTCTCCAAAGCGCACCAGAAGGAAGCGCGGCAGACGCAGAGAAACGCGGCCAACGCCAGGGAGAGGGCGCGGATGAGAGTGCTGAGCAAAGCGTTCTCCAGACTAAAAACCAGCCTGCCCTGGGTACCGGCGGACACCAAGCTGTCCAAATTGGACACGCTTCGACTCGCCTCGAGCTACATCTCGCACCTgagacagctgctgcaggaggacCGGTTCGAGAACAGCTTTGCGCACCCTGTCAACCTG ACCTGGCCGTTCATGATGACAGGCCGATCAGAGGACAGCCAAGACATCTCAACCACTGTCAGACTGTGTGGAGCAACAGCATAG